A DNA window from Xiphias gladius isolate SHS-SW01 ecotype Sanya breed wild chromosome 3, ASM1685928v1, whole genome shotgun sequence contains the following coding sequences:
- the LOC120806623 gene encoding lipopolysaccharide-induced tumor necrosis factor-alpha factor homolog, with translation MSFAYYTHTHNKMCHSLVPLLSAECVIFLFLPEEVASKQCEIDSIDDKLKQLTDRRAELQNSCNAILNAKDKKSIKEVSHSPNQTIVPDAPDSGPNIFYVEAPPTTPAPKVILDVENLPPCPCRTQCPQCRQYIVTETSTSVSSVTWLVCVITAFIGCVAGCCLIPFCLDRFKSITHRCPKCRTSIHTIKKL, from the exons ATGTCTTTTgcatattatacacacacacacaataaaatgtgtcatTCCTTAGTGCCTCTGCTGTCTGCGGagtgtgttatttttctctttctaccAGAGGAAGTAGCCTCAAAGCAGTGTGAGATTGACAGCATtgatgacaaattgaaacaactGACTGACAGGAGGGCTGAACTCCAAAATAGCTGCAATGCCATCCTCAATGCCAAAGATAAGAAAAGCATTAAAG AGGTTAGCCACAGCCCCAATCAGACGATTGTGCCTGACGCTCCTGATTCTGGCCCAAATATTTTCTATGTTGAGGCTCCGCCTACTACCCCTG CCCCTAAAGTGATTCTGGACGTGGAAAACCTTCCACCGTGTCCATGCAGGACGCAGTGCCCACAGTGTCGGCAGTACATCGTGACGGAGACTTCTACCTCTGTCAGCAGTGTGACCTGGCTGGTGTGTGTCATTACAGCTTTCATTGG ATGCGTGGCCGGTTGTTGCCTCATTCCCTTCTGCCTCGATAGGTTCAAATCTATCACACACAGATGTCCCAAGTGTCGAACATCAATCCACACTATTAAAAAGCTCTGA